ACCGGTTATATTTGCATTTCTCGCATCAGACGTGGCATATTGAGAACTCGCCGCATTGACTGTAAATGGAGTAAAAATCATAAAAATCGCACTAACTATAAATCCTCGAATCATCATGTTTTTTATATTCGGACTAAATGCTTTGAGTTTTTTTTCTACATTTCTGTGCTTTTCATATTTTGTAATTTCCCATGTGTACGTAACGCAAATTAGCGATATCAAATAAAACACGAATTGTTTTGATAAATACATTTCTACCACCATCGACCCTCCGAATTCTACATTTGCAATAAATTGAAGTAACAACGTGAAAATCAAAATCACAGATACATGTGCGCATTGATCAATCACATAAAGTTTGAACGAATTTGCCGGAGTTTTTTTTTCAAGCTTTATTTTTTCCTGATCTATAAAAAAATGCACCACAACTATCCCGAGTATTCCAAGTAACGTATATAAGCCACCGCTCGACATAAATATATATGGTGATAACAATATACACGTCACCACAAAATGAATCGAAACATGAGCCAAGATCCCTTTGTTCTCGCGTTTTTTCCAAAGAAGTAGTTTTGCCGGCTGTAACAGGAAATCACCTATCAAATGTGCAAACAATAAGTATAAAAAAAGATGAAGGCCGTCACGAAATACTATTGAAAATGTTTCCATAATAACAAATTATTGATCATTCTTTCTTTGCTCAGCCTCAGCCCTAACAGCATTGACCTGAGCACGTAGGAAATATTGTTTACTTAGTGTATGTGCAATGTTTTCATTACTTGCAACGAGCTTAAAAAACTCTTCCTTTTTTAAAATAACTACTTCTGTGTCCTCCAGAGTCTCTACCGATGCCATCCGCGGCACATCATCAAACAACGCCATCTCTCCAAAGAAATTAAATGGACCAAAAACAGCTATGTCATTCGCATTATCATCAAAAATCCTCACCTTCCCACTCTTTACAATATATAGTGCATCCCCCGTATCACCTTTTGAAAAAATACAATAATTAGCCGGATAGTACATCATCGTTATCTTATCAATTATCTCTTTATGAGCCTCTTCGTTCAGGTCTTTGAACAGCGGAACTTTTTGTAATAGCGGGAGGATTGTATTGTAGTCGTTCATATAAATAACATTAAATGTTAATTTCACGCTGTAATTGTGCGGCAATTATAGCCTATCGAAGTGTCCAAATTGAATAGCATACCCTTTGACGATTGGCGGCTTTTATGGTAAAATTATCTTAGTAAGATATAATAAACTATATGCACGAATGGGATTTTACAACAAAGGTGACCGTATATGGCGTTGCTATAGTAATAGTTGTCTCCGCTCTGACTCTCCTAATATTTGGAGATAATACGTTGTCCGGAGAGGCTCTTCATGGTGACATACTTCATTCGAATTTTGTTATGCCACATGTGCCAGGGCATTAGTTTATAGCGTTCTTCCCTCCGAAAACTCAACTGTCTTTTTTCACCGGAAATGTTTTCATGAAACTCCCCATTACCCTCGCGCAAACTCACATGCATAAACCCATCCCTGCAATCTAACAAGGAAATATTGAAACGGCTTATACAAGCCCAGTTCGACCACTTTTTCCCCGGGGATTTTACCACCTTCCTTTCCCCGAGTGCCTTTCGCTCCTCGACTTTTTCCCTCAAGGATTTGTGACTTCCATTTGCCCCGGGATCTCCCGTTTTCCCCGAGGATTTCGCTTCCTTCCTTTCCCCGAGTGCCTTTCGCTCCTCGACTTTTTCCCTCAAGGATTTCGCTTTCCCTCCTATTTCCACCGAGTATATCTCGACCAAACACTACTTTTTTCCACGGGAAAAAAGTTTAAGTTGACAGGGGTTTTTACAAATTAAATATCTCACATATTTATCGCTATGATGCGGGAGGGGATTTTTTTGATAATTTTTGTGTCGCGCGCGCGTACGCGCGCGCCTGTACCCACCCGAACGCTCCATCGCTTTTATTTTTCTTTACACCTGTTCAGCCGCACTCGAAAATGTTGTAAAATAGCTTTCCTCTGCGGTTTTAGACTGGTTTTTGTTCGCAAAAAATGTTAGTATTTGTTTCCAATATTTCCTAAATATAAAAAATATGAATAATCAAAAATC
This is a stretch of genomic DNA from Candidatus Peregrinibacteria bacterium. It encodes these proteins:
- a CDS encoding cyclic nucleotide-binding domain-containing protein, producing MNDYNTILPLLQKVPLFKDLNEEAHKEIIDKITMMYYPANYCIFSKGDTGDALYIVKSGKVRIFDDNANDIAVFGPFNFFGEMALFDDVPRMASVETLEDTEVVILKKEEFFKLVASNENIAHTLSKQYFLRAQVNAVRAEAEQRKNDQ